A single Phragmites australis chromosome 4, lpPhrAust1.1, whole genome shotgun sequence DNA region contains:
- the LOC133915725 gene encoding DUF21 domain-containing protein At2g14520-like isoform X2, which yields MAVVYRCCEAGFFEHIAIIVLLVLFAGLMSGLTLGLMSLSLVDLEVLAKSGTEQDRKHAAKILPVVKNQHLLLCTLLICNAAAMEALPIFLDNLVTAWGAIFISVTLILLFGEILPQSICSHYGLAIGATVAPLVRVLVWICFPVAYPISKLLDYVLGHGHTALFRRAELKTLVTLHGNEAGKGGELTHDETTIIAGALELTEKKTKDAMTPLCQTFAIDINAKLDRELMQEVLEKGHSRVPVYYEKKTNIIGLILVKNLLSVHADGEVPIKSVTIRKIP from the exons ATGGCGGTGGTGTACCGCTGCTGCGAGGCCGGGTTCTTCGAGCACATCGCCATCATCGTCCTGCTGGTGCTCTTCGCGGGCCTTATGTCGGGGCTCACCCTGGGGCTCATGTCCCTCAGCCTCGTCGACCTCGAGGTCCTCGCCAAGTCCGGCACCGAACAGGACCGCAAGCACGCAG CTAAGATATTACCTGTTGTGAAGAACCAACACCTTCTGTTATGCACTCTTCTGATCTGCAACGCTGCAGCCATGGAG GCTTTGCCCATATTCCTTGATAACTTGGTGACTGCTTGGGGTGCGATTTTTATCTCAGTGACACTGATTCTGCTGTTTGGTGAG ATATTACCACAGTCCATTTGCTCACATTATGGGCTGGCCATTGGTGCCACAGTTGCTCCATTAGTCCGTGTGCTTGTTTGGATCTGCTTTCCTGTTGCGTATCCTATAAGCAAG CTACTGGACTATGTGCTGGGTCATGGTCATACCGCTCTCTTCCGTAGAGCTGAGCTAAAAACACTTGTCACTCTGCATGGAAATGAG GCTGGCAAAGGTGGAGAGTTAACCCATGATGAAACTACCATAATAGCTGGAGCTCTTGAACTCACTGAAAAGAAAACTAAAGATGCTATGACACCATTATGTCAAACCTTTGCAATTGATATAAATGCGAAGCTTGACAG GGAATTAATGCAAGAGGTCCTTGAGAAAGGGCATAGCAGAGTGCCAGTTTATTATGAAAAGAAGACAAATATCATTGGATTGATATTG GTAAAGAATTTATTATCCGTTCACGCTGATGGTGAGGTTCCAATAAAAAGTGTAACTATCCGCAAAATTCCTTG A
- the LOC133915725 gene encoding DUF21 domain-containing protein At2g14520-like isoform X1 produces MAVVYRCCEAGFFEHIAIIVLLVLFAGLMSGLTLGLMSLSLVDLEVLAKSGTEQDRKHAAKILPVVKNQHLLLCTLLICNAAAMEALPIFLDNLVTAWGAIFISVTLILLFGEILPQSICSHYGLAIGATVAPLVRVLVWICFPVAYPISKLLDYVLGHGHTALFRRAELKTLVTLHGNEAGKGGELTHDETTIIAGALELTEKKTKDAMTPLCQTFAIDINAKLDRELMQEVLEKGHSRVPVYYEKKTNIIGLILVKNLLSVHADGEVPIKSVTIRKIPCVLEDMPLYDILNEFQKGHSHMAVVIRKNNPSYPAQQQPGNDGGTFEVSIAIDDKNSEKVLKNLPPPLRRWKSYPNTQNSNRGSRTKKWSKDQSDVLQIHEESLPTLSEDEEAVGIITMEDVIEELLQEEIYDETDVHEEQ; encoded by the exons ATGGCGGTGGTGTACCGCTGCTGCGAGGCCGGGTTCTTCGAGCACATCGCCATCATCGTCCTGCTGGTGCTCTTCGCGGGCCTTATGTCGGGGCTCACCCTGGGGCTCATGTCCCTCAGCCTCGTCGACCTCGAGGTCCTCGCCAAGTCCGGCACCGAACAGGACCGCAAGCACGCAG CTAAGATATTACCTGTTGTGAAGAACCAACACCTTCTGTTATGCACTCTTCTGATCTGCAACGCTGCAGCCATGGAG GCTTTGCCCATATTCCTTGATAACTTGGTGACTGCTTGGGGTGCGATTTTTATCTCAGTGACACTGATTCTGCTGTTTGGTGAG ATATTACCACAGTCCATTTGCTCACATTATGGGCTGGCCATTGGTGCCACAGTTGCTCCATTAGTCCGTGTGCTTGTTTGGATCTGCTTTCCTGTTGCGTATCCTATAAGCAAG CTACTGGACTATGTGCTGGGTCATGGTCATACCGCTCTCTTCCGTAGAGCTGAGCTAAAAACACTTGTCACTCTGCATGGAAATGAG GCTGGCAAAGGTGGAGAGTTAACCCATGATGAAACTACCATAATAGCTGGAGCTCTTGAACTCACTGAAAAGAAAACTAAAGATGCTATGACACCATTATGTCAAACCTTTGCAATTGATATAAATGCGAAGCTTGACAG GGAATTAATGCAAGAGGTCCTTGAGAAAGGGCATAGCAGAGTGCCAGTTTATTATGAAAAGAAGACAAATATCATTGGATTGATATTG GTAAAGAATTTATTATCCGTTCACGCTGATGGTGAGGTTCCAATAAAAAGTGTAACTATCCGCAAAATTCCTTG TGTTTTAGAAGATATGCCCCTCTATGACATCCTAAATGAATTTCAGAAAGGCCACAGCCACATGGCAGTAGTCATAAGGAAAAACAATCCGAGTTACCCTGCTCAAcaacaacctggcaatgatgGTGGAACTTTTG AGGTGTCCATTGCTATTGATGATAAGAATAGTGAAAAGGTGTTGAAGAACCTTCCACCACCACTGCGAAGATGGAAGAGCTACCCTAACACTCAGAACTCAAATAGAGGAAGTAGGACTAAAAAATGGTCCAAAGATCAATCAGATGTTCTGCAGATACATGAAGAGTCCTTGCCCACattgagtgaagatgaagaggcTGTTGGTATCATAACCATGGAGGACGTCATAGAAGAGCTTCTGCAG GAGGAGATATACGACGAGACCGACGTACATGAGGAACAATGA
- the LOC133914200 gene encoding uncharacterized protein LOC133914200 — translation MGSSSSEDMFMLSSDSSDEEDDLLFKVAIEEEQIGAQGHRRHRGSVPGHAVIDRGHQEGAARLFQDYFADMPVYGHTLFRRRFRMSRPLFLRIAAAVENHDPWFRQGRDAAGKLGLSPLQKMTAAIRQLAYGVSADAVDEYVRIGASTARLALRKFVQAVVRIFSEQYLRAPTAEYTARLLAIGKQRGFPADGTSPPVSYTINGNTYDMGYYLGDGIYPEWATIVKPISAPRGNKSMYFSAKHASVRKDVERAFGVLQSRFAIVRGPARMWDETTLHNIMTACVIMHNMIIEDEGTGPDVDEVFDYMGEKATARRNPDQAVLQYIEVTEAIRNRALHHQLRDDLVEHLWSRHGAH, via the exons ATGGGCTCATCTTCATCCGAAGATATGTTCATGTTGTCATCAGACTCCAGCGACGAGGAGGATGATTTGCTGTTCAAGGTCGCCATCGAGGAGGAACAAATTGGTGCCCAAGgtcaccgccgccaccgcggcTCCGTGCCCGGACATGCGGTCATAGACCGTGGGCACCAGGAAGGAGCTGCTAGGCTATTTCAGGATTACTTCGCCGACATGCCAGTGTATGGTCATACATTGTTCCGTCGTAG GTTTCGGATGAGTCGTCCATTGTTCTTGAGAATCGCCGCTGCTGTAGAGAACCACGACCCATGGTTTCGGCAGGGGAGGGATGCCGCTGGAAAGCTGGGCCTAAGTCCCCTCCAAAAGATGACAGCTGCCATACGTCAATTGGCATACGGAGTCAGTGCGGACGCAGTAGATGAGTATGTCCGGATTGGGGCTAGCACAGCGAGGCTCGCCCTGAGAAAGTTTGTGCAAGCCGTTGTCCGGATTTTCTCCGAGCAGTACCTCCGTGCTCCCACCGCGGAGTATACTGCTCGACTATTAGCCATTGGCAAGCAGAgagggttccccg CGGATGGAACTTCGCCCCCTGTGTCATACACCATTAACGGTAACACGTATGACATGGGGTACTACCTAGGTGACGGAATTTACCCCGAATGGGCGACCATAGTTAAGCCTATTTCAGCGCCTAGGGGGAACAAGAGCATGTATTTCTCTGCCAAGCATGCATCTGTCCGGAAAGATGTTGAACGCGCATTTGGCGTGTTGCAGTCGAGGTTCGCCATAGTTCGCGGTCCAGCAAGAATGTGGGATGAAACCACACTGCACAACATTATGACTGCATGTGTCATAATGCACAATATGATCATTGAGGACGAGGGGACCGGCCCAGATGTGGACGAGGTGTTTGATTACATGGGCGAGAAAGCGACCGCCCGCCGCAATCCTGACCAGGCTGTACTGCAGTACATAGAAGTCACTGAAGCAATCAGGAACCGGGCATTGCACCACCAACTACGTGATGATCTCGTGGAGCACTTATGGAGTCGTCATGGAGCACATTAG